One Coprobacter fastidiosus genomic window, AACTGATTGATCAACGCCAACAGTTCCGAAGTATTCCGGCTCATTATCTGAAGATTCTTTTTTATTTCGGGATCGGTAATATTCATTTCCAACATCGATTCCAACGGTCCGTTAATCAAAGTTACCGGTGTACGTATCTCGTGAGCAATATGTGTAAAAAAATCGATTTTTGAACTATATAGTTCTTTCTCTTTTTCACTTTCAAACAACTGCTGTTTTTCTGCTGATTTTATTTCACTCCTACTCTTATACCAACGGAACCATAAATAAAATATCAACACAGCCAAAATACAATAGATAACATACGCCAACGGGCTTTTCCACCAAGGAGGTAAAACCGTTATTTCCACTACAGCTCCGCTCTCATTCCACAATCCGTCATTATTAGCTCCTTTTACCCGGAAAGTGTATTTTCCCGGAGGAATATTCGCATAAGAAACATTATGATTATCACGTGTATATACCCAATCATCATCGATATTATCCATTTTATAGGCATACACATTAGCCGACGGAGACACATAACTCAATGTCACAAACTCAAAACCGATACTCGCCTGATCATAATTCAACGTTATCTTGTCGGTATATAAGATGCTTTTTTGCAAAGGTGAATTTTCTGAACGTGGTGTAACCTCCTTATTTCCAATCAATAACTTCGTAATAAAAACCGAAGGTATACAACTATTTTTTTGCATCTGATAAGGATCAAAAGAAATCAAACCTTCAGAACTTCCAAAATAGAATATCCCCGACGAGCTCACAAATGCCGATTTATAATTAAATTGGTCTCCCGGCAAGCCGTTATCGGAAGTAAACACTTCACTCTGCCCTGTTTCAGGATCAAATTTTACTAATCCTTTATTAGTCCCGAACCATAAATTACGATTTTTATCTTCCAATATCTTATACGCTGTATCGTCAGGCAATCCTTGTTTTTCAGAAAATGTCGTAAAATTATCTTCTGTCTTATTATATCGACATACCCCTCCCCGATCTGTAGAAAACCAAATTTCTCCGGAAGAAGTCTCCTTAATATTGCTAACAGAATTAGAACTCAAACTTACATCATCTCCTTCACGATGCATATAATGCTTGATTTTTCTATCCTCAGGATTATATTTATAAACGCCATTTCCCATTGTTGCTACCCAAATATATCCGTCAGAATCTTCTATTATGTCGAATATATAGCTCAGTCCGAATTGAGGTAGTCGGGTAAAGGTCATAGTTTTTTTATCTCCGACATATACCCCCCAAGCATTACCGATCCAGATTTTACCTTTACGGTCTTCACATAAAGCATATATACTGGCTTCATTCAATCCCAACTGTTCTCCGGAATAATGACGGACCGAGAAATTTCTCCGATCGATCATATCAAGACCATTCTTAAAAGATCCCGCCCATATATAATTTTTATCGGCCAAAAGAGCCAATGACTTCTCACAAACCGATTTAGGTCCTACATCCCTTCCTATTTTCTTAAATGCACCGGTATGAGGATCAAAAATATTGATGCCGGCATCTTCTGTACCGACCCATATATTTCCTTCTTCATCTTCCACAAGCTCTCTCACACGTTTACTACTGATCGTATAGGGTCTATTCAAAGGTATATGTCTTGTAAACTCTATTCCTCTTTGAGGACAGTAATTTACTCCCCCCAAATTAGTCCCGATCCATATACCGTTTTCTCTGTCCCGATAAATTCGTCCGATCTGATTATCAGATAATGAATAAGAACACATCGGATCATTATAGATATGTGATATTTTGTTTTTTAATTCGTTAATAACATAAACGCCCGACTGAGTTCCCACCCATAATTCATCGTCAAAACAAGCTACATCACGAATAATCTTATAATGTACTTCAGGAGCATTGACGTCTGTTAAAGTATTTTTTCGCTTATTCAGTTTTCTCAACTTTCCTTCATGTATTCCGATTACCAACTCATCGCCGTAATCACACATTTTGTAAATATTCTCTCCGAACAAGGTTTCACCGGAATTATCACCCAAATATTGGGTAAATTTGTCATTCTCCCTATTATAAAGGTAAACACCCTTACCATTTGTCCCTACCCATAATCGTCCGCTTCGATCTACACAGAGACATTGAGGATTACCTTGATCGGGAAGTTTAGGATCTCCGAAAGGATAATGCACCAACCCGTCACTATCATAGCGGAATAAACCTTGATTAGGTAAAACAATCCAGATATTTCCGTCGGCATCTTCCCTTATATCCGACACCCAATCTTTCATTTTTATTCCGCTCTTTGTCGAGTCATTGACAAAAGTAAAAGTCTCATAAACCGGATTGAAAATAAAGATTCCCTTATCCGTACCTATCCAAAGATGTTTATTTTTATCTTCATAAAGCGACGAAATATTATTGTTTCGTTTGTTAGCTATAGAATCGTAACAATCAAATACCTGAATGGAATTTCCATCGAATCGGTTCAATTTATTCCGGGTTCCAAACCACATAAAGCCTTCGCTATCTTGTAATATAGCTTTAATATCGGTCTGTGAAAGTCCATCGTGACCGTTTATGATGGTAAAATAATATTTAAACGAATAATCCTGAGCCTGCAAGGTAATCAGACTTAAC contains:
- a CDS encoding hybrid sensor histidine kinase/response regulator transcription factor, with protein sequence MNTMKRYLLGIIGLLSLITLQAQDYSFKYYFTIINGHDGLSQTDIKAILQDSEGFMWFGTRNKLNRFDGNSIQVFDCYDSIANKRNNNISSLYEDKNKHLWIGTDKGIFIFNPVYETFTFVNDSTKSGIKMKDWVSDIREDADGNIWIVLPNQGLFRYDSDGLVHYPFGDPKLPDQGNPQCLCVDRSGRLWVGTNGKGVYLYNRENDKFTQYLGDNSGETLFGENIYKMCDYGDELVIGIHEGKLRKLNKRKNTLTDVNAPEVHYKIIRDVACFDDELWVGTQSGVYVINELKNKISHIYNDPMCSYSLSDNQIGRIYRDRENGIWIGTNLGGVNYCPQRGIEFTRHIPLNRPYTISSKRVRELVEDEEGNIWVGTEDAGINIFDPHTGAFKKIGRDVGPKSVCEKSLALLADKNYIWAGSFKNGLDMIDRRNFSVRHYSGEQLGLNEASIYALCEDRKGKIWIGNAWGVYVGDKKTMTFTRLPQFGLSYIFDIIEDSDGYIWVATMGNGVYKYNPEDRKIKHYMHREGDDVSLSSNSVSNIKETSSGEIWFSTDRGGVCRYNKTEDNFTTFSEKQGLPDDTAYKILEDKNRNLWFGTNKGLVKFDPETGQSEVFTSDNGLPGDQFNYKSAFVSSSGIFYFGSSEGLISFDPYQMQKNSCIPSVFITKLLIGNKEVTPRSENSPLQKSILYTDKITLNYDQASIGFEFVTLSYVSPSANVYAYKMDNIDDDWVYTRDNHNVSYANIPPGKYTFRVKGANNDGLWNESGAVVEITVLPPWWKSPLAYVIYCILAVLIFYLWFRWYKSRSEIKSAEKQQLFESEKEKELYSSKIDFFTHIAHEIRTPVTLINGPLESMLEMNITDPEIKKNLQIMSRNTSELLALINQLLDFRKMDGNQMQMNFVSLNVVDILKDEYQRFEAMALSENRHMELILPEFDIYVLADRSSLIKILNNLFSNAIRYSDDKIIIKVEPGEPDFKIVFLNDGQLVPAELREKIFDPFYQMKKDANALSSSGIGLSLARSLSELHHGSLILEERDGMNCFVLRLPVAQNVEKSDTLSLNEDFLPEDSVIDDEKQNTEVVLIVEDNVELLHFMVDKLKQQFIVEQAQNGVEALKILEEKNIDLVVSDIIMPEMDGFELCRNIKSNIEFCHIPVVLLTAKNDLDSKIEGLKMGADVYIEKPFSFQYLLAQLTSLFDNRKREKEAFMRKPFLPVTSMGMSKADEELMNKLIGIIEDNITDPNFGVERLSEIVFMSRSSLHRKIKVIAGTSPADFIRLIRLKKATELIIDGRHRIGEICFLVGINSPSYFIKLFQKQFGMTPKEFEKQQRQSS